The DNA segment GGTTGATGAGGAGCATCTGCCGCTCCTTCCACTCTTCCCAGCAGGCGGCGCAGATCTCGGCCACGATCCGCTCGCCGAGTTCGCTCGGGAACGGGACGCGATCGATCCGGCCCTGGTCGTCGCGGTCGCAGCGCACGCAGGCGAACGGTTCCGTCATCTCGAACCCAGAAGCCGCGTCAGGGCCTCCCACGGGTCGCCGCCCGCGGCCTCCCGCATCAGCGCTTCGACGGCGGGCACCAGCGCGCCGTGCGACTCGTACACGCGCTCGAAGTCATCCAGCCTCGTGTAATAGAGGAGGCGCGAGATGATCCACGCGTTGTCGAGACCGTCCGGGTCGATCGAGGCGTACCGCGCGTGCAGCCGCGGCTTGTACTCCGTGTCGAAGCGCCGGGCCGCCGCCTCGAACACCTCGCGCTTGGCCGCCCGCTTCGCGTCGTCCGGCAGCGTGGACGCGTACACCTCTTCCAGCGGCGCGAGAATGGAGTGGAAGAAGTGACCGAATACGCGCGTGTCCTCCCATCTCCACCGCGCCCGTTGGCAGGCACTCTCGTCCGCCACCGCCTCGCAGAAGAACTCGATCGCGCCGCGGTGCCCGACGAAATTCGCGAAGCTCTCGTTGAAATCCGCCTGACCCGTGGGGAAGTACGTGCTGTGCGTGATCTCGTGGATCACGGTCTCGACGAGCCCCAGGCTGTCGAGCCGCAGCGTCGTCGACATGATGGGGTCGGGGAACCAGCCCAGCGTCGAGAAGGCGGAGACCGGCCGGAGCGAGACGTCATAGCCTTCCTCCGCCAGGCTGGCGGCCTCCGCGCGGGCGTCGTCGAAGTCGAAGTATCCCTTGTAGGGAAGGTGGCCGACGATGGGGAACCACCACGTCTTCCAGCGCAGGGCGAACTCCGGGGCGGCGAGCACGTTCAGGACCAGCGTATCGCGGTTGAGTTGCGCGAAGGACTCGTAGCTCGCCCCCGCGCGCAGCTTCAGGTCGCGTTCCGCGAAGTCTCTCGCGTCGAGGACGAGCCGCAGCTTGTCGCGGGTCTCGCGGGCCACGGTCGTGTCGTGGATCACGGCCCGGATGGGGCGGCGCGCCGAGAGGATGCGGGCTTCCTCCCAGCCGGCGCGCAGGACGTACGCCGGGGAGCAGCCGCCCGCGCACACCAGGATCAGGACGAGCGCGGCGCGCGCGCGGGAAATCGGGAGGCGGGCGCTCCCCGGGCGCGCGGTGCTCACGCGCACCTCACGTAGTG comes from the Candidatus Palauibacter soopunensis genome and includes:
- a CDS encoding Fe(2+)-trafficking protein, whose protein sequence is MTEPFACVRCDRDDQGRIDRVPFPSELGERIVAEICAACWEEWKERQMLLINHYGLKLHESAAREFLYKNLRIHLFGEEGTAASIDTGEEGSVEW
- a CDS encoding aminopeptidase, whose protein sequence is MSTARPGSARLPISRARAALVLILVCAGGCSPAYVLRAGWEEARILSARRPIRAVIHDTTVARETRDKLRLVLDARDFAERDLKLRAGASYESFAQLNRDTLVLNVLAAPEFALRWKTWWFPIVGHLPYKGYFDFDDARAEAASLAEEGYDVSLRPVSAFSTLGWFPDPIMSTTLRLDSLGLVETVIHEITHSTYFPTGQADFNESFANFVGHRGAIEFFCEAVADESACQRARWRWEDTRVFGHFFHSILAPLEEVYASTLPDDAKRAAKREVFEAAARRFDTEYKPRLHARYASIDPDGLDNAWIISRLLYYTRLDDFERVYESHGALVPAVEALMREAAGGDPWEALTRLLGSR